In Glycine max cultivar Williams 82 chromosome 10, Glycine_max_v4.0, whole genome shotgun sequence, the DNA window TCTAATAAATTTGAGCTTCTAAGATATAAAAAAGGACCAAACATGTAATTTAGgcaaaatgaaatggaaagagAGAGGGAGGAAGGAAATGATTTATGATGTTTTTAGAATGAAAGAAAGTATAAACGTAACGGTGCAGAGTAAAGTTTGGGATATTGTgaaatgtaaatataatttaagtgAGCTGTGGAAATGGTTGGTTTTAAAATACAGGAACGAACGGCGAGGGAGAGGGAAAGAGAGGAGCGAAGGAAGGAATGCCATTCGCATTGATTCacgaaacaaaacaaaacggAACCAAGTGATTGAATTCGATCGCAATTAACCATGGCGTCCTCCCCTTCTTTGGCGGTGGCCGTCGTCGTCCTTCTATTGTTCGCAGCAGCAGCGGCCGCCGATGACGCCTCCTGCCATCATTCCTTGCAATTGGTAATCAAACACATTCATTATTTctcatttcttatatataatttcttcgATTCTATTCAATTTGGGTGGGAATGGTTGCATTGCAGACCAAGATAAAAAGCTGGATCGATGGGAATAAAGATGTGGACTATAATGGTATGACTGCAAAATTCGGCTCTTATTTGCCTGAAGATGCCGATCAAGCTGCCAAAACTCCTGCTCTTTTTTCTGATCCTATAGACTGCTGTTCCGCTTCAGCTTCAAAGGTTTCTttctcatccttttcttttCCTACCCCTGTACTTGTAAATTCATTTACCCCTCTTCTTCCTTCATCCAGTTATCCGGATCAGTTGCTCTCTGTGTACGGGGCACTTGTGACTTCACAACCAAAGCTGCATTTGCACAGTCCGCCGGTGCTACTGCCGCCTTGATGATCAACGACGCCGATGGTtggtatattttgttatttgttacaATCCACTCACTCTGCTTTTTTTAATCTGTTTCAGTCAATCAACTTTGTCTGAAatctttctgttttttttctatCAGAACTCTTTGAGATGGAGTGCTCCAATGACACTAGCGTAAATATTTCAATTCCAGTTGTTGAGATAACTAAGTCAACAGGAGACGCTCTCAACAAACTTTTGACGTCTAAAAGGAAAGGTCAGTCCTGCAATTTTTAGTGAGACTAGACTAtgtttaacttatttattttatccatGGTAATGTTTAACTCATGTACCTATGTTGAGGTGTTCCCTAAGTGGTGACTTATTATGTGGCTgtctcaaattcattttttaatacaagGAAGATTTTTTCCGCCAATAGTGGAGTGGGTTGCTAGAGAACTTCTCTATTATTGATTATTGTTAAGAACCTGGAAAACAGAATATGAAATCCTCTTTGTCCTCTGGTCCTGTAGAAAACAAGTGGTTGGAGTAAAAGTAATCCAAGAGTTAGTGTCTTTGAAAAGCTTGCTAATGACAAGAGATTAAAGTGAAAAGAAGGAACATGGAGAACATTTGAGATTAAAAGACCTGATTTTAAATAAACAGAACCAACATGATGAACTGAAACAAATTGGTTATCAGGTAATTTAACGGATTTAGATACTCTTGTGTATGAGTGAAAAAGATAAAGATCAAATACCATATGATTGTAACACCTGAATCTAAAATCCAAATGATAGAATGAgttttaaaagagaaaacagCGAAAAGTACCTGCAAAATCTGCAACAGGTTGTTCATTACCAATGCTAATAAGAGAAAGAAGTTGTTGAATCTGAGATGGAGTCAAATTATTCTGAGGTGTAGAGTCCGAAGATGTGGGAATAACAGCAGCAATGGAATGAGCTTGCATGGAGTGAGATCTTGAGTCACGACCATTATGGGTTGAAGGACCATTATTAGATTTCTTATAGGCAAGATATGTTTCCACCAAGAAGGATATCCAATTTTTGAGTAACAGCGACTGCTGGAGTGACCATCAATATTGCAAATGGAACAATGATATTGAGGCTTAGATTTGTCACCTAGAGATGGATTTGATTGCCAAACAGTCATGGCCGATTGATCTAAGGGAAAGAATCGAGAATCTGATAATGAACGTTGGCGTTCTTCCTGTAAGAAAAGAGAATATGCTTTAGCCATGGAGGGAAGAGGATCCATGAGGAGAATTTGACTTCTAATAGAAGCATATGAATCATTTAAGCCCTTAAGAAAACCCATGAGATGGTCAGTATCATAAATGTCACTGAAATTTGCCACAATAGCACAAGCACAAGCTGGAAGTGTGTGATAAGAGTGAAGTTCATCGCGATAATCCTTTAATATCGTGTATTAGGCAGAGATGGAGTTGGTGCCTTGGGAGAGATTAAAATGAGCAAGAAGATTGAGCTAAGTATCTCGTGCACTTTTGATCCAGAGAATGAAATTAATGGCTGGGGTTGTGGAATGGACAATCCTTGATTGGACCATACTGTTGCAGTGGACCCAAAAAGAGAAATTTAGAGTACCTGGTTCAGGTTTGGGAAGGCAGCCATCAACAAAACCAAGTTTGATTTTGGCCTCTAAGGTCATAATGACTGCTCAACTCCAAGTGGAGTAATTGTCACCATTAAGGAGTTGTTTGGCAAGTGGTTGACCAGGCTGATCAGAGGAATGGAGGTACTATGCAGATGAAAGATCAGGTTGGTTGACAGCAGCCACGTGGAGACTGGAGAAGATCCAGGAACGAGGTTTGGGCTGATACCATGCTAAGAACGTGAAAAACAGAATATGAATTGAAATATTAGTTGACTTTCTATTGATTATAATGCTGTATATATACAGATTACAAGGAAACGGCAAAACAGAATGATAGAAGATAAAGACAAACTATCACCATAGAAGATAAGGATAAATTATCAGCTAagtttaaaatgaaacaaatcatAACAAACTAGATAAGAAGTAAAACTAATACCCTGTAACAATTATCAGCGTTAGTATGCTGCTATTCTCACCAGAGTGTTGGGATTACTTGATCATGTCGGAGAGCTTCTAATGGGGTCAGATGAGGTGGGGTCTTGCAAAGACATTCCGACACTTATGTGTTAGTCTTGCATATCATTAACTAAATTTCATAGCAACAGCAAGATTGAAGTATAACTCTAGTTTCCCTACTGTGCCTAAGAAGAGTATGTATGTTACAATGAAGGGTTATGGGTCATAAGTCTGTTACTAACAGTCCATATCTcttattcttttgttttccagATTATTTTCCCTTGCTTTAGAGGATGCAATATTATCACTTCCTTTTGTAATTGTGCTCTCCTTCTCCTCcttaataaaaattgtttttctaaaataaaatggaaatctTATTAGAAACCATCTCAAACAATTGGAGTGATTTTATTGCAAGATAAATTAAGATGTTGCTTTGATAAAGaaatgcaacaacaacaacaacaacaacaacaacaaagccttatgTTACTTGATGAGGTCGTCTACATGGATCGCATGACATCGTCACAATTGAAAATCAAAGCTTCAAGAATATTATTAAGCATGAGATCTCCCTTGATGACTTCTTCCAATGCCTTTTTTGGTCTCCTTCTCCTCCTTtatcataaaactaaaaatcatgCAATATGCTCTTTTgactagtgaagaagaaaggcgTGAGATAAAGGCAAATATTATTCATTGTGAGGCCCTAATTCTCAACTGGAGGGGACACCGAAGGCCTCTGCCCTTCCATCCCTTGGATAGATAGAGAGGAGGGGCtgagtttttgatttttttttcatgttgtcAAAGAGTTGAACAATAAAAATGGATCACTAGTGCATGATCGAATTGATTTGATCATGTGGGAAGAAGGTTCAAGTCTATATCGGCTTGTTAGGACTTAGGATGCCTCAACTACATGCATCATTGCACTTCCACTTGACACCTATCATTAATTAGAAACGGCTCATCTTACTGTGACCTTCTCTTGAATTTTCAAAACTTCTTTTGCTGCATCCATGCTGGGGCAGAGAACCCATGCTTGTCTCAGTTGTGCTACCAAAGGCTTTGGGGAAGATGGAATAGGAGAGCACCCATCTTGGGGTGGGTTTGTGGCATTCTCTGTAATAATAAACAGTGATCAGTTTCACActtagttttcatttttcaaattggATTTTGAGAAAGCTTGTAGttccattaaataaataagatagaagaaaaatattattgctTTATCAATAGCAAGTACATTTTTCTGCTAGATGCCAATTTTGTTTCCACATGATTTACCCACGGTTGATTCTGAGTTATTCATTTCAGTGGAGGTTTTGTTATATGCTCCAACTCGCCCAGTTGTAGACTACTCAGTTGCCTTTTTGTGGTTGATGGCTGTTGGAACAGTTATATGTGCTTCACTATGGTCGGATATAACTGCTCCTGATCAAAATGATGAACGCTACAATGAATTGTCTCCCAAGGTTTTTCCATGCATCCCTACATCTATCTTTGTGATATATGCTCAAATGTAATCTTATGTACTTTTCTTGTTGTTTGACGTGACTGAAGTAATTTAAGTTACCTCATGATGCGAAGGTGTGTTTTAATTCAACAATGTTTATATGGTAAATTTGTAACCACAAACTGACACTGACCTTGGCATGTGTGCTAATCTACATTTCCTTTTATCTTATTGTGTTAGCCATTGATCTTTCAATCAATTAACTATTAGAATGGAGCATGACTTCTTCCATtcattttgtttacttattACAACTTAAATACATCTTTATGCTTACTAGtatttaacatataattttcttttcttttgctagAGCTCTATGTCTGAAGCAGGGAAAGACGATTCTGAGGACTTGGTTAACATAGATACAAAGGGTGCTATCATCTTCGTCATCACTGCATCTACTTTTCTTGTACTACTGTTCTTCTTCATGTCGTCTTGGTTTATCTGGGTGCTGATTATACTTTTCTGCATTGGTGGTATTGAGGTGAGGTAGCTCATTTTCGTGGATTTTGCTCCTAACCttccaattaaaacaaatatatcttATTTCATGATGTGCCCAAAGTGTTGGCTCCTTATTCTTGTTCATGATTAAATTatcgtttatatatataaactagaaATATAAATTCTAAGTCAGTTAAGCATACATCGTTtaaattgtaacaaaaaaatagtacTGTACACTTTAAACAGTGCTACATTGATGCTGTTGGATAACCAAGTTATGGAAAGGCAGGAGGAGGGGGAGGGATAGTAAAGGTGGTGTTCGCCCTAGTTTCTTAAGTTTTTCTTCTCGAGGGTTCATTTGGTGGCCACTAGCCAGGATAAAACATTCTATAGAATATGATTACTTTATCCTACTATTTATCCTATCCTATTAAGTCAATGTATTTCTTATTCTATAATAGGAGAGTTGGGTTAGGAAATAAtttaaagtataaatatttgtaaaattattggatacttcattaaaaaaaattcactgtatgatatattttataaaaatataagtaaaatgttattaataagATTACATAATTACAAATTtctgatttatttaaaatttggtttgaAATATGATTGagttaatatcaaaatattcaataattagattaataaaatttaatttttacagaGAGTTATTGAATGGAATAACTTGATCTCTTTTCATATAATAATGTATATTATATAATgtgataatattatatatatatatatatatatatatatatatatacaaatttaaattattattatattatatataataaaaaatcatatcaattatttaagacatgtgataatatttttttaaaatattatatatatatatatatatatatatatatatatatatatatatatatatatatatatatatatgtgaataaCAGCAAGATACAGTTAGTGAAAAAGTCTTGGAGTAGGTAGCCTATCCAATAAGATTGGCCATAGCCGATGGCAATCAACCAGGCAATGGACCCATCCAGATTTACTTTTGTTTAATAAACTTGTTTacttgtttcaactttcaaagaGAATTGGTGTTTCTCACATACAGAGAAATTGAGCAACTTTGCTATGTTCTGGAGTCTGTTTCTCATCGTATTTTGTCCTTTGGAGGATATTTTGTCTGCCCCCTAGttgtattttatctttatttctgtctaataaaaattacttattcTTTTTTAAGTACATCAGAGAGTACTTTCTCTTTTCTGTTAACTGGTATGTTGATCTATTAGAAAGTCAAAACCACAATACGTATAAACTGCTGACAAGCATTTggattctgtttttttttcttcttatttacttaaaatttctCTTTCATTAATAAAAGTCTGCTTTCATTTTCAGGGGATGCACAATTGTATTGTAAGCCTCGCTTTAAGGTACAATAAATGTCTTCTTTCTTCTAATGATAAGGGAAATCAGTGTTCTTTCCGCATGCTATGTCTTTtaatttctcataattttttttttcaaatatatttgagCAGAAAGCGTCCAAAATGTGGTCAGAAGACTCTGAATTTACCTATGTTTGGGGAGGTTTCTATTTTCTCGCTGGTAGTGTTACTATTCTGCGTGATATTTGCGGTTGTATGGGTTGCTACTCGGCGTGAATCATTTTCATGGTTTGGCCAAGATGCTCTTGTGAGTTCCAGTTTCTAGTACCTGCGCTATAGGTCTTTCTATTATATTTCTATTTGGCTTAAATGTGTTTTTGGTACCTGTAAGTTAATGTTTTTTCGTTTTTGATCCctgtaagttcattttttttaatttgtaagttGAGTTGACGCTTTTCTAGTTTTGGTACCTATAagttcttttgtttatttttagttcttgtaagttgtttttttttttcaattttagtccctttaagattttattttttttatttatatttttcataagttCATGCTTACAAGAACTAGAAATGTGCAAAATATAAGTTCATGCTTACAAGAACTAGAAATGTGCAAAATATCTTACAAggacaaaaatttgaaaaagccCAAACTTACAGGATTAAAAttgaccaaaacaaaaaaaatatgaacttaCATGAACCAAAACCACGTTTAAAccctttttgtttcaaaatttgaacTTAAAGAGAGTGAGGAAAACATTGAAATGTATTGTTCGTGATGCTTACTATATGAATGCCAGTCTCTTTTCTGGAAAGTTGTCACTGAATACTGACTCTAAATGGAGGAGCTGAGAGCCTGAGAGAAACCCAAGAAATTGGTTTTTGGAACAAGGGCAGAAGTTGCTATAGTTTCTAGTTCAATGTGTGTCTAGTGTTGATATGTTCATATTTCCAGAAAATTTGCATACATTACTGCAGCCacttatctatatatattatacatatatgaatgcgctgattaaaaaaagaaaacatatatgAATTCACACATAAGTGCTTATGCACAGGCACGGGCATATGATgcatatatttttgtgaatgtGAATTTGTGATCTTATCGAGACAAAATTGGTGTCTTGTTTGATTCTATAGtgagatctttttttttttttttttgataatccATAGTGAGCTTTCTTCAGTATTGCTCTAAAAAGTGGTTTGTTGTCTCAATTGTGGCTGTTACCATTCATCGATGATAAGctgtttattttatcttttattttatgcaaCGATTCACTTGAAATATGGCTTTATTGTTGACAGGGCATCGGTTTGATGATAACAGTCCTACAGTTGGCTCGGTTGCCTAATATTAAGGTACCTGAATGAATTCCTTGTGTTTATATTATGCTGTTATTTCCTTACTCATTTCGTTCCAATATCTGTTGGAACATTTCTCACAATTTGCTTATGCATCTGATATCATAGGTTGCAACTGTACTCCTATGTTGTGCATTTGTATACGACATCTTTTGGGTATTCATATCTCCTGTGATATTCCAGAAGAGTGTTATGATTACAGTAAGTCTTTGTTCATACTAGCATAGTTCTCTTACTTGGATTATTTCATTGCAGTTTGGATCTCAAATATAAATTCCCAAATCGTATACCCCGAATcatcttgttctttcctttACTATCATTTTTCTTGTTCATCTGACATCTGTCTTTCATCTTGCTATAAATATTTAGATAtacgtttttctttttcattctcactCCTGAGATTTATTACACTGAAAAGGTGTCCTGAAGTTATGAGTTTCCTTTCTAGGTTGCTCGTGGTGACAAGGCCGGTGGTGAAGCAATTCCTATGCTTTTGAGATTTCCTCGTCTTTCTGATCCTTGGGGTGGCTATGATATGATTGGATTTGGAGATATTCTCTTTCCTGGTTTGCTTGTTTCCTTTACTCGTAGGTATTGAATTCCTTATTTGGTCAAAAAACTTGAATAAATGGAAGATTAATAAACTTCTCTGAAGATATACACTTGTTTTCAATATTTGCCttcgtgtgtgtgtgtttttcttctttttaatgtACATTTGAGAAGATACATTGTTATGGTTTTTTATTGTCTCAGATTCGACAAAGCTAATAAGAAGGGGGTCGTAAGCGGATATTTTCTTTGGTTGGTAGTTGGCTATGGTTTTGGTAAGTTGTGTAATACTACAATGTTTAAAGGTAGTAGTATTATTCTATAAGGTGTTGACTGAGGGAGGACATTTTCATGTTTCAGGCCTCTTCTTCACATATCTGGGGCTATATATGATGAACGGTCATGGACAACCTGCACTGCTCTACCTGGTTCCATGTACACTAGGTAACTAACTAGTTTTGTGCTTTTGATCAGGTGTGCATTTATATAGCTTGCCTGATCCAATTATGAACAGGAGTAACTGTGGTATTGGGATGCAAAAGAGGTGAGCTAAAGTACCTTTGGAGCTATGATGCAGACTCCTCCTCGTCTTCGTCCAAAGAGCCTTCTCGAGTTTAGATGGCAACTGGGAAATGGAAATGTTCTCTCTGACAGTGTTTAGGACTTCGGAGAGATTCCAGGTGTACAGACAAAGACAATTCTTTCCTCTATTGTATTTTGTGATTAACCAACGATATGTGAATTAATGTTCtttctgctgctgctgctgctgctgctgctgctgctgcttctTCTTCATAGTTCATGCAAAAAGAGCATAGTTTTGTAGGCAACATGGCAATGTAATGTCATCAAGTGCGCGTGCATTGTAATATCCTTGATTTCACTATCACCTCTTACAGTAATATTCTATTCTTtgtatagtttttaattttctctaaCAAAAGTTGTGATCAATTGTCTTAGTGACTGACTGActctcttttgttctttttcattATGATGGACTGGTACGTGTaacacctatatatatatatatatagtaaaattaattaatattttcgtCTTCTAATCTTGAAGCATTCATTTTGGttctgttatattttatttttgtgtaacGTTTGTACTCTAATTCTATCATATTTAGTAGACGGGATTATCGACATTAGCAAATACTAGTGCAAAAACACTCCTTGCCTGAAATTGGAAGTTACCTATAGTTTtgtgtaacttattttttttaaagatgtaATTGTTCTTGGATGTTAAGATAAATGTagtgataatttataataattgaagataaaaatgataaaaagaaagatgatatgaaataaaaattattcttcttATGATAGTTATAAATTAATGTGGATGTTAAGCAAGGAAAAAAAGGGGAGTGCACATGAGAAGAGAATAATTAGAAACtgtgaatattattatttaagtagGAGGCAGAAGAAGATGCATTAGCAGTTGGGAGGATGAGGAAGGTTGCACTTGGCAGGGAGTTGGAGGGCGAGTTTAGGATCAATTCCGAGAGAAGGCAAGAGTGGGGAGTTCTTGTAAGGGCAAAGGCAGGGCAAGTCTGCATGTGAGAGTACAGAACAGCACTCTGGGGTGGGTGGCGGTGGATTTGGAGGCGTCACCGCTGGTTTGCATGTCAGTAAATCTGACATCGATACGTTGCATGTACTGCTTTGCCCATTCACCGAAATCAAcgccgccaccaccaccaccaccaccaatgcCACACCCACTATCATCTGCTTCATATACATATTCATATATTAGCTTGTATTACTATTTCTTTGCTTCTGCACTTCTGCTATGTAATTGTAGAAAGTGCCTTATATATATGATACCACCGACCGAAGAAGAATATCTGCAATTCTGCATCCTCATTTACTGCTATTGCAATTTCCAAGCCGGATAACCTGCCACTCTTTTTGGTGACTCACTGCATCATAACATGTGCCTCACACCTGTCCTGTCCACAATTAAAGGCCCTTTCTTTTTACAGCTTTTTTTCGCATCTCCtgcaaatatttttacaaataagtaccaaaaaaagaataatcataattttacaAGAGAAAAGATACTtctacaaaaaaatttacaacaaaatatacaaaagaaataaaaaggaaaaaattaaatttaaattgtaatattgAGAAGAGATACAGatgttgtataaattattgtacAACTTTGTTATATATGTATCATATCCAATATTATCAGAATTAGGAAAAATACTATATTAagcaatattaaacaaaaaaaaacaacatattaATTAGCATATAAAGaatttataatgttaaaaattaaagttcacttcaaattgtcataatttataacatataccaaaaataagttatattttttgtcttagGTCATAAATCATTAgtgttttttaattgattgagttagaaattaattttgtttgcgGTATATGATTGTCGAAGGTTCAAGAGAATTTCTCACATAGTGAAAATCAGATGTTGATTCTCCTACTAGATAGATTATTCTTACTCGAGTAAACGTATTACAACTTTACACCACCATGTCAATCCtttgaattatatatgtgaGTAAATctaatatatcataatattttaagttcaataatagaaataaaaatcattagCAACTAGTGGTTTAAGTTCaacaatgacaaataaaatcaactagcataaaaaaatgtgatttttttgaaCCGCCAATGGGTCAaaccatcatttttttatagcaatttTGTTGACCAGTTCAATTGTACATCGATTTTGGGATTAAACTGACTAGACATACTTCTGAAAAAGTTCAACCAATTGAACCGATGGACTCGATTCAATTCTGAGAACCATGATGATATCtgttttacaaataaaaaaagatactcacaaattaatttttaatttctaaatatatttaatacattaaatacttatttcgtacattaaatattatttgtggAATGCATTAAATACGATTCTTGAATGCATTAATTTTCGAAAATGTATTTAATAcatttaataaacttattttcataagggtcttgttaaaaatatttattatgaagatCATAATagagcataaaaaaaattatgaacaatgtaattttgcacattctaataaaattattttttcttttaactttttaactaATATCCCAAACACACTAGTTAGTATTTGTCATATATTAAATGCATTTTTAGGAATTGAATGTGAGAGAAGAAAATTTAACTTATTCCCCATAGTATACTTCATTTGgtttcaaatataagaaaaaataaatattttttttggtttcaaatataatattttttaactaactttacttcatttaatattattatctctAAAAAATCCCTTCATTTAATTGACCTATTAGTTTTAATGGTTGTTTTTTATCCTTgatatcaaattcaaataaagagtaagttaaataaaaaaatattttttaactaaaattaatgtGATTAACTGTGATTAGCTAACTTTGTTAGTTAAgctatcatgtttttttttttaatgtttgagaATGGATAGAGTATTAAATTGTAATACTTCTTTAAGGCTCAATAATAAGCAAAGAAACACTTTTGTGGATTAAAATATAAgtgagttttaattatttttatcttataaaaaaatgtcaatcacactctttttaatacattttttttattattgattgaaatttatttaaataaaatttagtaggtcttattt includes these proteins:
- the LOC102664211 gene encoding putative lipid-transfer protein DIR1, encoding MYMKQMIVGVALVVVVVVAALISVNGQSSTCNVSMSDLLTCKPAVTPPNPPPPTPECCSVLSHADLPCLCPYKNSPLLPSLGIDPKLALQLPAKCNLPHPPNC
- the LOC100782203 gene encoding signal peptide peptidase-like 5, with amino-acid sequence MASSPSLAVAVVVLLLFAAAAAADDASCHHSLQLTKIKSWIDGNKDVDYNGMTAKFGSYLPEDADQAAKTPALFSDPIDCCSASASKLSGSVALCVRGTCDFTTKAAFAQSAGATAALMINDADELFEMECSNDTSVNISIPVVEITKSTGDALNKLLTSKRKVEVLLYAPTRPVVDYSVAFLWLMAVGTVICASLWSDITAPDQNDERYNELSPKSSMSEAGKDDSEDLVNIDTKGAIIFVITASTFLVLLFFFMSSWFIWVLIILFCIGGIEGMHNCIVSLALRKRPKCGQKTLNLPMFGEVSIFSLVVLLFCVIFAVVWVATRRESFSWFGQDALGIGLMITVLQLARLPNIKVATVLLCCAFVYDIFWVFISPVIFQKSVMITVARGDKAGGEAIPMLLRFPRLSDPWGGYDMIGFGDILFPGLLVSFTRRFDKANKKGVVSGYFLWLVVGYGFGLFFTYLGLYMMNGHGQPALLYLVPCTLGVTVVLGCKRGELKYLWSYDADSSSSSSKEPSRV